In one Saimiri boliviensis isolate mSaiBol1 chromosome 19, mSaiBol1.pri, whole genome shotgun sequence genomic region, the following are encoded:
- the TOR1AIP1 gene encoding torsin-1A-interacting protein 1 isoform X2 yields the protein MAGEGRRAEAVREGWGMHVTPRAPIREGRGRLAPQNGGSSDAPAYATPLSRQGRREVRFSEAPPEVYGDFEPRAAKERSPVGKRIRLEEFRHDSAKEEVRESAYYLRSRQRRQPRPQEAEEMKTRRASRLQQQHPEQPPLQPSPATTRRGLRDSHSSEEDEPSSQSDLSQTISKKTVRSTQETPVLSEDLVISLCRPPLRNPRSEAISVQQKVIFSEEGETEEDDQDSSHSSVTTVKTRSRDSDEAGDQTTRSSSKYTESFWQSSQSRNFTAHDKQPSVPSSGYQKTPQEWSPPTARIRTRMQTSSPGKSSIYGSFSDDDSIQKSELRNQSPSTSSRQVTGQPQNASSGKRSWWWPLALFAALTCGSFWFFSTPEVETTAVQEFQNQMNQLKNKYHGQDEKLWKRSQTFLEKHLNSSHPRSQPAILLLTAARDAEEALRCLSEQIADAYSSFRSVRAIRIDGTGKATQDSDTVKLEVDQELSNGFTNGQNAAVVHRFESLPAGSTLIFYKYCDHENAAFKDVALVLTVLLEEETLGTSLGLKEIEEKVRDFLKVKFTNSNTPNSYNHMDPDKLNGLWSRISHLVLPVQPENALKRGICL from the exons AtggcgggggaggggcggcgggCGGAGGCGGTGCGGGAAGGATGGGGTATGCACGTCACCCCCAGGGCCCCCATCCGAGAAGGAAGGGGCCGGCTCGCCCCTCAAAATGGCGGCAGCAGCGACGCGCCTGCGTACGCAACTCCTCTGTCGCGCCAGGGCCGGCGGGAAGTGAGGTTTTCTGAGGCGCCGCCAGAAGTGTACGGTGACTTCGAGCCCCGGGCGGCCAAAGAAAGATCCCCGGTGGGAAAACGAATCCGGCTCGAAGAGTTCCGGCATGATTCTGCGAAAGAGGAAGTGAGAGAAAGCGCGTACTACCTTCGGTCTAGGCAGCGGAGGCAGCCGCGACCCCAGGAAGCCGAGGAGATGAAGACGCGAAGGGCCAGCCGCCTTCAGCAGCAGCACCCCGAGCAGCCTCCGCTACAGCCGTCTCCCGCCACGACTAGGAGAGGGCTGCGGGACTCTCATTCCTCTGAAG AGGATGAACCATCTTCCCAAAGTGATTTAAGCCAAACGATCTCAAAGAAGACTGTCAGGAGCACACAGGAGACTCCAG tGCTGAGTGAGGATCTTGTAATCAGCTTATGTCGACCCCCTCTAAGAAACCCAAGATCTG AAGCCATCAGTGTCCAACAGAAGGTCATTTTCTCTGAAgaag GAGAAACTGAAGAAGATGATCAAGACAGCTCTCATAGCAGTGTCACTACTGTTAAGACCAGATCCAGGGATTCTGATGAAGCTGGAG atcaaACCACCAGATCATCTAGTAAATATACAGAATCATTTTGGCAGTCATCACAAA GTCGAAACTTCACAGCTCATGATAAGCAACCTTCAGTGCCGA GCTCAGGATATCAAAAAACTCCCCAGGAATGGTCTCCACCTACTGCAAGAATAAGGACTAGGATgcaaa catcttcaccaggcaAGAGTTCAATATACGGCAGTTTTTCAGATG ATGACAGCATTCAGAAATCAGAGCTTAGAAACCAGTCACCGTCAACCTCCAGCCGAC aagTGACTGGACAACCCCAAAACGCATCTTCTGGCAAGAGGAGCTGGTGGTGGCCACTTGCTCTGTTTGCTGCTCTTACCTGTGGGAGTTTTTGGTTCTTCAGTACTCCTGAGGTAGAAACCACTGCTGTTCAAGAGTTCCAGAACCAGATGAATCAACTGAAGAATAAGTACCACGGTCAAGATGAGAAGCTGTGGAAAAGGAGCCAGACGTTCCTGGAAAAACATCTTAATAGCTCCCATCCTCGGTCTCAGCCTGCTATCTTGCTGCTCACTGCTGCCCGAGATGCTGAAGAAGCACTTAGGTGTCTGAGTGAACAAATTGCTGATGCCTATTCTTCTTTCCGTAGTGTTCGTGCTATCCGGATTGATGGGACAGGCAAAGCTACTCAAGACAGTGATACCGTCAAACTAGAGGTAGACCAGGAACTGAGCAATGGATTTACGAATGGCCAGAATGCAGCTGTGGTACACCGCTTTGAGTCACTGCCCGCAGGCTCTACTTTGATCTTCTACAAATATTGTGACCATGAAAACGCAGCCTTCAAAGATGTAGCCTTAGTCCTGACTGTCTTACTGGAGGAAGAGACACTTGGAACCAGCCTAGGCCTAAAGGAAATTGAAGAAAAAGTTAGAGATTTCCTCAAAGTCAAGTTCACCAATTCTAACACACCCAACTCCTACAATCATATGGACCCAGACAAATTGAATGGCCTCTGGAGCCGTATTTCTCACTTAGTTCTGCCTGTGCAACCTGAAAATGCCCTAAAAAGGGGCATCTGCTTATAA
- the TOR1AIP1 gene encoding torsin-1A-interacting protein 1 isoform X1, whose translation MAGEGRRAEAVREGWGMHVTPRAPIREGRGRLAPQNGGSSDAPAYATPLSRQGRREVRFSEAPPEVYGDFEPRAAKERSPVGKRIRLEEFRHDSAKEEVRESAYYLRSRQRRQPRPQEAEEMKTRRASRLQQQHPEQPPLQPSPATTRRGLRDSHSSEEDEPSSQSDLSQTISKKTVRSTQETPVLSEDLVISLCRPPLRNPRSDSTYKTNGNTKMSELEAISVQQKVIFSEEGETEEDDQDSSHSSVTTVKTRSRDSDEAGDQTTRSSSKYTESFWQSSQSRNFTAHDKQPSVPSSGYQKTPQEWSPPTARIRTRMQTSSPGKSSIYGSFSDDDSIQKSELRNQSPSTSSRQVTGQPQNASSGKRSWWWPLALFAALTCGSFWFFSTPEVETTAVQEFQNQMNQLKNKYHGQDEKLWKRSQTFLEKHLNSSHPRSQPAILLLTAARDAEEALRCLSEQIADAYSSFRSVRAIRIDGTGKATQDSDTVKLEVDQELSNGFTNGQNAAVVHRFESLPAGSTLIFYKYCDHENAAFKDVALVLTVLLEEETLGTSLGLKEIEEKVRDFLKVKFTNSNTPNSYNHMDPDKLNGLWSRISHLVLPVQPENALKRGICL comes from the exons AtggcgggggaggggcggcgggCGGAGGCGGTGCGGGAAGGATGGGGTATGCACGTCACCCCCAGGGCCCCCATCCGAGAAGGAAGGGGCCGGCTCGCCCCTCAAAATGGCGGCAGCAGCGACGCGCCTGCGTACGCAACTCCTCTGTCGCGCCAGGGCCGGCGGGAAGTGAGGTTTTCTGAGGCGCCGCCAGAAGTGTACGGTGACTTCGAGCCCCGGGCGGCCAAAGAAAGATCCCCGGTGGGAAAACGAATCCGGCTCGAAGAGTTCCGGCATGATTCTGCGAAAGAGGAAGTGAGAGAAAGCGCGTACTACCTTCGGTCTAGGCAGCGGAGGCAGCCGCGACCCCAGGAAGCCGAGGAGATGAAGACGCGAAGGGCCAGCCGCCTTCAGCAGCAGCACCCCGAGCAGCCTCCGCTACAGCCGTCTCCCGCCACGACTAGGAGAGGGCTGCGGGACTCTCATTCCTCTGAAG AGGATGAACCATCTTCCCAAAGTGATTTAAGCCAAACGATCTCAAAGAAGACTGTCAGGAGCACACAGGAGACTCCAG tGCTGAGTGAGGATCTTGTAATCAGCTTATGTCGACCCCCTCTAAGAAACCCAAGATCTG ATTCGACatacaaaacaaatggaaatactaaAATGAGTGAATTAG AAGCCATCAGTGTCCAACAGAAGGTCATTTTCTCTGAAgaag GAGAAACTGAAGAAGATGATCAAGACAGCTCTCATAGCAGTGTCACTACTGTTAAGACCAGATCCAGGGATTCTGATGAAGCTGGAG atcaaACCACCAGATCATCTAGTAAATATACAGAATCATTTTGGCAGTCATCACAAA GTCGAAACTTCACAGCTCATGATAAGCAACCTTCAGTGCCGA GCTCAGGATATCAAAAAACTCCCCAGGAATGGTCTCCACCTACTGCAAGAATAAGGACTAGGATgcaaa catcttcaccaggcaAGAGTTCAATATACGGCAGTTTTTCAGATG ATGACAGCATTCAGAAATCAGAGCTTAGAAACCAGTCACCGTCAACCTCCAGCCGAC aagTGACTGGACAACCCCAAAACGCATCTTCTGGCAAGAGGAGCTGGTGGTGGCCACTTGCTCTGTTTGCTGCTCTTACCTGTGGGAGTTTTTGGTTCTTCAGTACTCCTGAGGTAGAAACCACTGCTGTTCAAGAGTTCCAGAACCAGATGAATCAACTGAAGAATAAGTACCACGGTCAAGATGAGAAGCTGTGGAAAAGGAGCCAGACGTTCCTGGAAAAACATCTTAATAGCTCCCATCCTCGGTCTCAGCCTGCTATCTTGCTGCTCACTGCTGCCCGAGATGCTGAAGAAGCACTTAGGTGTCTGAGTGAACAAATTGCTGATGCCTATTCTTCTTTCCGTAGTGTTCGTGCTATCCGGATTGATGGGACAGGCAAAGCTACTCAAGACAGTGATACCGTCAAACTAGAGGTAGACCAGGAACTGAGCAATGGATTTACGAATGGCCAGAATGCAGCTGTGGTACACCGCTTTGAGTCACTGCCCGCAGGCTCTACTTTGATCTTCTACAAATATTGTGACCATGAAAACGCAGCCTTCAAAGATGTAGCCTTAGTCCTGACTGTCTTACTGGAGGAAGAGACACTTGGAACCAGCCTAGGCCTAAAGGAAATTGAAGAAAAAGTTAGAGATTTCCTCAAAGTCAAGTTCACCAATTCTAACACACCCAACTCCTACAATCATATGGACCCAGACAAATTGAATGGCCTCTGGAGCCGTATTTCTCACTTAGTTCTGCCTGTGCAACCTGAAAATGCCCTAAAAAGGGGCATCTGCTTATAA
- the TOR1AIP1 gene encoding torsin-1A-interacting protein 1 isoform X3: protein MAGEGRRAEAVREGWGMHVTPRAPIREGRGRLAPQNGGSSDAPAYATPLSRQGRREVRFSEAPPEVYGDFEPRAAKERSPVGKRIRLEEFRHDSAKEEVRESAYYLRSRQRRQPRPQEAEEMKTRRASRLQQQHPEQPPLQPSPATTRRGLRDSHSSEEDEPSSQSDLSQTISKKTVRSTQETPVLSEDLVISLCRPPLRNPRSDSTYKTNGNTKMSELEAISVQQKVIFSEEGETEEDDQDSSHSSVTTVKTRSRDSDEAGDQTTRSSSKYTESFWQSSQSRNFTAHDKQPSVPSSGYQKTPQEWSPPTARIRTRMQNDSIQKSELRNQSPSTSSRQVTGQPQNASSGKRSWWWPLALFAALTCGSFWFFSTPEVETTAVQEFQNQMNQLKNKYHGQDEKLWKRSQTFLEKHLNSSHPRSQPAILLLTAARDAEEALRCLSEQIADAYSSFRSVRAIRIDGTGKATQDSDTVKLEVDQELSNGFTNGQNAAVVHRFESLPAGSTLIFYKYCDHENAAFKDVALVLTVLLEEETLGTSLGLKEIEEKVRDFLKVKFTNSNTPNSYNHMDPDKLNGLWSRISHLVLPVQPENALKRGICL from the exons AtggcgggggaggggcggcgggCGGAGGCGGTGCGGGAAGGATGGGGTATGCACGTCACCCCCAGGGCCCCCATCCGAGAAGGAAGGGGCCGGCTCGCCCCTCAAAATGGCGGCAGCAGCGACGCGCCTGCGTACGCAACTCCTCTGTCGCGCCAGGGCCGGCGGGAAGTGAGGTTTTCTGAGGCGCCGCCAGAAGTGTACGGTGACTTCGAGCCCCGGGCGGCCAAAGAAAGATCCCCGGTGGGAAAACGAATCCGGCTCGAAGAGTTCCGGCATGATTCTGCGAAAGAGGAAGTGAGAGAAAGCGCGTACTACCTTCGGTCTAGGCAGCGGAGGCAGCCGCGACCCCAGGAAGCCGAGGAGATGAAGACGCGAAGGGCCAGCCGCCTTCAGCAGCAGCACCCCGAGCAGCCTCCGCTACAGCCGTCTCCCGCCACGACTAGGAGAGGGCTGCGGGACTCTCATTCCTCTGAAG AGGATGAACCATCTTCCCAAAGTGATTTAAGCCAAACGATCTCAAAGAAGACTGTCAGGAGCACACAGGAGACTCCAG tGCTGAGTGAGGATCTTGTAATCAGCTTATGTCGACCCCCTCTAAGAAACCCAAGATCTG ATTCGACatacaaaacaaatggaaatactaaAATGAGTGAATTAG AAGCCATCAGTGTCCAACAGAAGGTCATTTTCTCTGAAgaag GAGAAACTGAAGAAGATGATCAAGACAGCTCTCATAGCAGTGTCACTACTGTTAAGACCAGATCCAGGGATTCTGATGAAGCTGGAG atcaaACCACCAGATCATCTAGTAAATATACAGAATCATTTTGGCAGTCATCACAAA GTCGAAACTTCACAGCTCATGATAAGCAACCTTCAGTGCCGA GCTCAGGATATCAAAAAACTCCCCAGGAATGGTCTCCACCTACTGCAAGAATAAGGACTAGGATgcaaa ATGACAGCATTCAGAAATCAGAGCTTAGAAACCAGTCACCGTCAACCTCCAGCCGAC aagTGACTGGACAACCCCAAAACGCATCTTCTGGCAAGAGGAGCTGGTGGTGGCCACTTGCTCTGTTTGCTGCTCTTACCTGTGGGAGTTTTTGGTTCTTCAGTACTCCTGAGGTAGAAACCACTGCTGTTCAAGAGTTCCAGAACCAGATGAATCAACTGAAGAATAAGTACCACGGTCAAGATGAGAAGCTGTGGAAAAGGAGCCAGACGTTCCTGGAAAAACATCTTAATAGCTCCCATCCTCGGTCTCAGCCTGCTATCTTGCTGCTCACTGCTGCCCGAGATGCTGAAGAAGCACTTAGGTGTCTGAGTGAACAAATTGCTGATGCCTATTCTTCTTTCCGTAGTGTTCGTGCTATCCGGATTGATGGGACAGGCAAAGCTACTCAAGACAGTGATACCGTCAAACTAGAGGTAGACCAGGAACTGAGCAATGGATTTACGAATGGCCAGAATGCAGCTGTGGTACACCGCTTTGAGTCACTGCCCGCAGGCTCTACTTTGATCTTCTACAAATATTGTGACCATGAAAACGCAGCCTTCAAAGATGTAGCCTTAGTCCTGACTGTCTTACTGGAGGAAGAGACACTTGGAACCAGCCTAGGCCTAAAGGAAATTGAAGAAAAAGTTAGAGATTTCCTCAAAGTCAAGTTCACCAATTCTAACACACCCAACTCCTACAATCATATGGACCCAGACAAATTGAATGGCCTCTGGAGCCGTATTTCTCACTTAGTTCTGCCTGTGCAACCTGAAAATGCCCTAAAAAGGGGCATCTGCTTATAA
- the TOR1AIP1 gene encoding torsin-1A-interacting protein 1 isoform X5: protein MAGEGRRAEAVREGWGMHVTPRAPIREGRGRLAPQNGGSSDAPAYATPLSRQGRREVRFSEAPPEVYGDFEPRAAKERSPVGKRIRLEEFRHDSAKEEVRESAYYLRSRQRRQPRPQEAEEMKTRRASRLQQQHPEQPPLQPSPATTRRGLRDSHSSEEDEPSSQSDLSQTISKKTVRSTQETPVLSEDLVISLCRPPLRNPRSEAISVQQKVIFSEEGETEEDDQDSSHSSVTTVKTRSRDSDEAGDQTTRSSSKYTESFWQSSQSRNFTAHDKQPSVPSSGYQKTPQEWSPPTARIRTRMQNDSIQKSELRNQSPSTSSRQVTGQPQNASSGKRSWWWPLALFAALTCGSFWFFSTPEVETTAVQEFQNQMNQLKNKYHGQDEKLWKRSQTFLEKHLNSSHPRSQPAILLLTAARDAEEALRCLSEQIADAYSSFRSVRAIRIDGTGKATQDSDTVKLEVDQELSNGFTNGQNAAVVHRFESLPAGSTLIFYKYCDHENAAFKDVALVLTVLLEEETLGTSLGLKEIEEKVRDFLKVKFTNSNTPNSYNHMDPDKLNGLWSRISHLVLPVQPENALKRGICL from the exons AtggcgggggaggggcggcgggCGGAGGCGGTGCGGGAAGGATGGGGTATGCACGTCACCCCCAGGGCCCCCATCCGAGAAGGAAGGGGCCGGCTCGCCCCTCAAAATGGCGGCAGCAGCGACGCGCCTGCGTACGCAACTCCTCTGTCGCGCCAGGGCCGGCGGGAAGTGAGGTTTTCTGAGGCGCCGCCAGAAGTGTACGGTGACTTCGAGCCCCGGGCGGCCAAAGAAAGATCCCCGGTGGGAAAACGAATCCGGCTCGAAGAGTTCCGGCATGATTCTGCGAAAGAGGAAGTGAGAGAAAGCGCGTACTACCTTCGGTCTAGGCAGCGGAGGCAGCCGCGACCCCAGGAAGCCGAGGAGATGAAGACGCGAAGGGCCAGCCGCCTTCAGCAGCAGCACCCCGAGCAGCCTCCGCTACAGCCGTCTCCCGCCACGACTAGGAGAGGGCTGCGGGACTCTCATTCCTCTGAAG AGGATGAACCATCTTCCCAAAGTGATTTAAGCCAAACGATCTCAAAGAAGACTGTCAGGAGCACACAGGAGACTCCAG tGCTGAGTGAGGATCTTGTAATCAGCTTATGTCGACCCCCTCTAAGAAACCCAAGATCTG AAGCCATCAGTGTCCAACAGAAGGTCATTTTCTCTGAAgaag GAGAAACTGAAGAAGATGATCAAGACAGCTCTCATAGCAGTGTCACTACTGTTAAGACCAGATCCAGGGATTCTGATGAAGCTGGAG atcaaACCACCAGATCATCTAGTAAATATACAGAATCATTTTGGCAGTCATCACAAA GTCGAAACTTCACAGCTCATGATAAGCAACCTTCAGTGCCGA GCTCAGGATATCAAAAAACTCCCCAGGAATGGTCTCCACCTACTGCAAGAATAAGGACTAGGATgcaaa ATGACAGCATTCAGAAATCAGAGCTTAGAAACCAGTCACCGTCAACCTCCAGCCGAC aagTGACTGGACAACCCCAAAACGCATCTTCTGGCAAGAGGAGCTGGTGGTGGCCACTTGCTCTGTTTGCTGCTCTTACCTGTGGGAGTTTTTGGTTCTTCAGTACTCCTGAGGTAGAAACCACTGCTGTTCAAGAGTTCCAGAACCAGATGAATCAACTGAAGAATAAGTACCACGGTCAAGATGAGAAGCTGTGGAAAAGGAGCCAGACGTTCCTGGAAAAACATCTTAATAGCTCCCATCCTCGGTCTCAGCCTGCTATCTTGCTGCTCACTGCTGCCCGAGATGCTGAAGAAGCACTTAGGTGTCTGAGTGAACAAATTGCTGATGCCTATTCTTCTTTCCGTAGTGTTCGTGCTATCCGGATTGATGGGACAGGCAAAGCTACTCAAGACAGTGATACCGTCAAACTAGAGGTAGACCAGGAACTGAGCAATGGATTTACGAATGGCCAGAATGCAGCTGTGGTACACCGCTTTGAGTCACTGCCCGCAGGCTCTACTTTGATCTTCTACAAATATTGTGACCATGAAAACGCAGCCTTCAAAGATGTAGCCTTAGTCCTGACTGTCTTACTGGAGGAAGAGACACTTGGAACCAGCCTAGGCCTAAAGGAAATTGAAGAAAAAGTTAGAGATTTCCTCAAAGTCAAGTTCACCAATTCTAACACACCCAACTCCTACAATCATATGGACCCAGACAAATTGAATGGCCTCTGGAGCCGTATTTCTCACTTAGTTCTGCCTGTGCAACCTGAAAATGCCCTAAAAAGGGGCATCTGCTTATAA
- the TOR1AIP1 gene encoding torsin-1A-interacting protein 1 isoform X4: MAGEGRRAEAVREGWGMHVTPRAPIREGRGRLAPQNGGSSDAPAYATPLSRQGRREVRFSEAPPEVYGDFEPRAAKERSPVGKRIRLEEFRHDSAKEEVRESAYYLRSRQRRQPRPQEAEEMKTRRASRLQQQHPEQPPLQPSPATTRRGLRDSHSSEEDEPSSQSDLSQTISKKTVRSTQETPVLSEDLVISLCRPPLRNPRSGETEEDDQDSSHSSVTTVKTRSRDSDEAGDQTTRSSSKYTESFWQSSQSRNFTAHDKQPSVPSSGYQKTPQEWSPPTARIRTRMQTSSPGKSSIYGSFSDDDSIQKSELRNQSPSTSSRQVTGQPQNASSGKRSWWWPLALFAALTCGSFWFFSTPEVETTAVQEFQNQMNQLKNKYHGQDEKLWKRSQTFLEKHLNSSHPRSQPAILLLTAARDAEEALRCLSEQIADAYSSFRSVRAIRIDGTGKATQDSDTVKLEVDQELSNGFTNGQNAAVVHRFESLPAGSTLIFYKYCDHENAAFKDVALVLTVLLEEETLGTSLGLKEIEEKVRDFLKVKFTNSNTPNSYNHMDPDKLNGLWSRISHLVLPVQPENALKRGICL; the protein is encoded by the exons AtggcgggggaggggcggcgggCGGAGGCGGTGCGGGAAGGATGGGGTATGCACGTCACCCCCAGGGCCCCCATCCGAGAAGGAAGGGGCCGGCTCGCCCCTCAAAATGGCGGCAGCAGCGACGCGCCTGCGTACGCAACTCCTCTGTCGCGCCAGGGCCGGCGGGAAGTGAGGTTTTCTGAGGCGCCGCCAGAAGTGTACGGTGACTTCGAGCCCCGGGCGGCCAAAGAAAGATCCCCGGTGGGAAAACGAATCCGGCTCGAAGAGTTCCGGCATGATTCTGCGAAAGAGGAAGTGAGAGAAAGCGCGTACTACCTTCGGTCTAGGCAGCGGAGGCAGCCGCGACCCCAGGAAGCCGAGGAGATGAAGACGCGAAGGGCCAGCCGCCTTCAGCAGCAGCACCCCGAGCAGCCTCCGCTACAGCCGTCTCCCGCCACGACTAGGAGAGGGCTGCGGGACTCTCATTCCTCTGAAG AGGATGAACCATCTTCCCAAAGTGATTTAAGCCAAACGATCTCAAAGAAGACTGTCAGGAGCACACAGGAGACTCCAG tGCTGAGTGAGGATCTTGTAATCAGCTTATGTCGACCCCCTCTAAGAAACCCAAGATCTG GAGAAACTGAAGAAGATGATCAAGACAGCTCTCATAGCAGTGTCACTACTGTTAAGACCAGATCCAGGGATTCTGATGAAGCTGGAG atcaaACCACCAGATCATCTAGTAAATATACAGAATCATTTTGGCAGTCATCACAAA GTCGAAACTTCACAGCTCATGATAAGCAACCTTCAGTGCCGA GCTCAGGATATCAAAAAACTCCCCAGGAATGGTCTCCACCTACTGCAAGAATAAGGACTAGGATgcaaa catcttcaccaggcaAGAGTTCAATATACGGCAGTTTTTCAGATG ATGACAGCATTCAGAAATCAGAGCTTAGAAACCAGTCACCGTCAACCTCCAGCCGAC aagTGACTGGACAACCCCAAAACGCATCTTCTGGCAAGAGGAGCTGGTGGTGGCCACTTGCTCTGTTTGCTGCTCTTACCTGTGGGAGTTTTTGGTTCTTCAGTACTCCTGAGGTAGAAACCACTGCTGTTCAAGAGTTCCAGAACCAGATGAATCAACTGAAGAATAAGTACCACGGTCAAGATGAGAAGCTGTGGAAAAGGAGCCAGACGTTCCTGGAAAAACATCTTAATAGCTCCCATCCTCGGTCTCAGCCTGCTATCTTGCTGCTCACTGCTGCCCGAGATGCTGAAGAAGCACTTAGGTGTCTGAGTGAACAAATTGCTGATGCCTATTCTTCTTTCCGTAGTGTTCGTGCTATCCGGATTGATGGGACAGGCAAAGCTACTCAAGACAGTGATACCGTCAAACTAGAGGTAGACCAGGAACTGAGCAATGGATTTACGAATGGCCAGAATGCAGCTGTGGTACACCGCTTTGAGTCACTGCCCGCAGGCTCTACTTTGATCTTCTACAAATATTGTGACCATGAAAACGCAGCCTTCAAAGATGTAGCCTTAGTCCTGACTGTCTTACTGGAGGAAGAGACACTTGGAACCAGCCTAGGCCTAAAGGAAATTGAAGAAAAAGTTAGAGATTTCCTCAAAGTCAAGTTCACCAATTCTAACACACCCAACTCCTACAATCATATGGACCCAGACAAATTGAATGGCCTCTGGAGCCGTATTTCTCACTTAGTTCTGCCTGTGCAACCTGAAAATGCCCTAAAAAGGGGCATCTGCTTATAA